A region of Nitrospinota bacterium DNA encodes the following proteins:
- a CDS encoding SGNH/GDSL hydrolase family protein → MRQDKHGLAVNISLCLVSAVLALSAGELTLRANEILKDIKKGGKLRLSENKVIGYEFKPNYRSQGFITNSFGFRGPEIEKEKKEGVFRVVVMGDSIAAAPNIKEAETYASVIRTSLNRPDDHHHRYEVINTGVMSYSVWQYLEVYKVKVRPLKPDLVILGICQNDFVRHLNFYTDMFGVVRSDMEVKPHEMDLQGEGFVNSLLLVQKLRAAARITRTSHAEERAPAQLAKSIPTLHGRWDEGGGATLTRLARELKRDGVRFIFVIFPYRFQLLDTNAIATDERFSRFCADENVECLDLMEPYRKAGPGLYPVNDPLHPDAEGHAIAAHEIVALIAGKDMSQ, encoded by the coding sequence ATGCGGCAAGATAAACATGGGCTGGCCGTCAACATTTCACTATGTCTTGTTAGCGCCGTGTTGGCGCTATCCGCTGGCGAATTAACTTTACGCGCCAACGAAATCCTCAAGGATATTAAAAAGGGCGGCAAGCTGAGGCTGAGCGAGAACAAGGTGATAGGTTATGAATTCAAGCCGAACTATCGCTCCCAGGGTTTTATAACCAACAGTTTCGGGTTCCGGGGGCCCGAAATCGAAAAAGAAAAGAAAGAAGGGGTTTTCAGGGTCGTGGTGATGGGGGATTCCATCGCCGCCGCGCCGAACATCAAAGAGGCTGAGACCTATGCGTCTGTTATCAGGACATCGCTCAACAGGCCTGATGACCACCATCACAGATACGAGGTGATAAACACCGGGGTGATGAGTTATAGCGTGTGGCAATACCTGGAGGTATACAAGGTGAAGGTCCGCCCGCTTAAACCGGACCTTGTGATATTGGGCATATGCCAAAATGATTTTGTGAGGCACTTGAATTTCTACACGGACATGTTCGGCGTTGTGAGAAGCGATATGGAGGTAAAACCTCACGAAATGGACCTGCAAGGCGAAGGGTTTGTAAACTCCCTTCTACTTGTTCAAAAACTGCGCGCGGCGGCGCGGATAACCCGCACGTCCCATGCGGAAGAGAGGGCTCCAGCGCAATTAGCCAAGTCCATCCCCACTTTACATGGTCGGTGGGACGAGGGTGGCGGGGCCACGCTGACCAGGCTTGCGCGGGAGTTGAAGCGGGACGGTGTGCGGTTTATTTTCGTTATTTTCCCCTACCGGTTCCAGCTGTTGGATACAAATGCCATCGCCACCGACGAGCGTTTCAGCCGGTTCTGCGCCGATGAAAATGTGGAATGCCTGGATCTTATGGAGCCTTACAGGAAAGCCGGTCCGGGGCTTTACCCTGTAAACGATCCGTTGCATCCTGACGCGGAGGGCCACGCCATCGCCGCCCATGAGATAGTCGCGCTCATTGCCGGGAAAGACATGTCGCAGTGA
- a CDS encoding polysaccharide export protein: MTFRWLKSNNRRWAVLLPVAAVVTACASSGPQTTEQTPKGMRNAQTSMSLPKPPLPPVEDVNPTVGPGDDLNILVYRHTDLTLGTVPVRTDGNITMPLIGDVKVEGLTIPQLRETLETRFARYIVNPQIVISYNKINSQKIFVLGEVTTPGIIKLDDRLTLLQAILKSGGMTHDARSSQVLLIRKSKAYALSVDSIFNGDPTQDVPIVNGDIVYVPSTTLSDLGRTFSHITKILSPIIQLESGIVLSPQVEDVIRGNAGGDGASLSIPAQ; encoded by the coding sequence ATGACGTTTCGCTGGTTGAAGTCGAATAACCGCCGCTGGGCGGTTTTATTGCCTGTGGCGGCGGTTGTAACCGCCTGCGCCTCCAGCGGTCCCCAAACCACGGAGCAAACGCCAAAAGGCATGCGGAACGCCCAAACCTCCATGTCGTTGCCAAAGCCGCCATTGCCGCCGGTTGAGGACGTTAACCCCACCGTTGGGCCGGGGGATGACTTGAACATCCTCGTTTACCGGCATACGGACCTTACTTTAGGAACCGTTCCGGTGCGCACAGACGGCAATATCACCATGCCGCTTATCGGCGATGTGAAGGTTGAGGGCCTCACCATACCCCAGCTTAGGGAAACGCTGGAGACCCGGTTTGCAAGATATATCGTAAACCCGCAGATAGTGATCTCGTATAACAAGATAAACAGCCAGAAAATCTTTGTGCTCGGCGAGGTGACCACCCCTGGCATCATAAAGCTGGACGACAGGCTCACCCTGCTTCAGGCTATTTTAAAGTCTGGAGGCATGACCCACGACGCAAGGTCCAGCCAGGTCCTGCTGATAAGAAAGAGCAAGGCCTACGCGCTTAGCGTGGATTCCATTTTCAATGGCGACCCGACCCAGGATGTGCCCATAGTGAACGGCGACATAGTATATGTCCCGTCCACGACCCTTTCAGACTTGGGGCGGACATTTTCACACATCACGAAAATACTCTCGCCAATCATCCAGCTGGAAAGCGGCATAGTGCTTTCCCCGCAGGTGGAGGATGTGATCCGCGGCAACGCGGGCGGCGACGGGGCCAGCCTTTCCATACCCGCCCAGTAG